Proteins from one Deltaproteobacteria bacterium genomic window:
- a CDS encoding alpha/beta hydrolase, with protein sequence MANHIQGPLYYERMGRTGPVMAFIHPNPMDQSCWIFQMAHLSTWYRCISIDIPGYGRSPKAEAGLTMDDMAEACWEAIDDATPGEDAILVGSSVGSAIAPYMYHQHPDRTKAIILSGKGYSTDKSNFQRRIDTYRANGIGFRWRYTFEDLSPAFRATPLAHFFANLFTERNEFADVDTICHQFGALQEQEPEGHYSGIGCPVTILTGSEDNAHLRSFALQAQIPGCELKVLPGAGHACQMEQPWLYDRFMIEFLTKYGLFPKTPKPASSGF encoded by the coding sequence ATGGCAAACCACATCCAAGGACCCCTCTACTACGAGCGCATGGGCCGCACCGGCCCGGTGATGGCGTTCATCCATCCGAACCCGATGGACCAGTCGTGCTGGATCTTCCAGATGGCGCATCTGTCGACATGGTACCGGTGCATATCCATCGACATTCCGGGGTATGGGCGGTCGCCGAAGGCAGAGGCGGGGCTGACCATGGATGACATGGCAGAGGCGTGCTGGGAGGCCATCGACGACGCGACGCCCGGGGAGGATGCCATCCTGGTGGGCTCTTCGGTGGGATCGGCCATCGCCCCGTACATGTATCACCAGCATCCGGACCGGACGAAGGCGATCATCCTGTCGGGCAAGGGATATTCCACCGACAAGAGCAACTTCCAGCGGCGCATCGACACCTACCGCGCCAACGGCATCGGCTTTCGCTGGAGGTACACGTTCGAGGACTTGAGCCCGGCGTTCCGCGCGACGCCGCTGGCGCATTTCTTCGCCAACCTGTTCACCGAACGCAACGAGTTCGCGGATGTGGACACGATCTGTCACCAGTTCGGCGCGCTTCAGGAGCAGGAACCCGAGGGCCATTACTCAGGCATCGGGTGCCCGGTCACCATCCTCACCGGCAGCGAGGACAACGCCCATCTGCGCTCGTTCGCCTTGCAGGCACAAATACCGGGTTGCGAGTTGAAGGTGTTGCCCGGTGCCGGGCACGCATGCCAGATGGAGCAGCCCTGGCTGTACGACCGCTTCATGATCGAGTTCCTCACCAAATACGGCCTGTTTCCGAAAACGCCGAAGCCGGCTTCTTCCGGATTCTGA
- a CDS encoding peptide ABC transporter substrate-binding protein — MLETSARHRPGTSTRTLFIVLIAALLLGVSSAHAATNILQRGNGAEPETLDVHKSSGVPEANIQRDLFEGLVAEGADGSIIPGVAESWSLSEDGKVYTFRLRRNAKWSNGDPVTAHDFAFALTRGVDPSVGSDYAFILWPIANAEEITKGKVKELGRLGVKAVDAHTLKLTLKAPTPYFIGLLTHHQAYPVHRKTLEQHGDKWTRAGNMVSNGAYQLAEWVPQSHVRLERNPHYWDAANVRIDAVVFHPTEDKSTELKRFRSGEMDVTYDVPIDQIGWVEKNLAQQFRNTAYLGTYYYSLNLTKTPFRDRPGLRNALAMTIDREILTGKVTKGGEIPAYAWVPPGVNQYAGAKVPWQGLSKAERLARAKKLYAEAGYSKDNPLKVQILYNTSESHKRIAIAIGGMWKKALGVQTELFNQEWKVYLTTRRAKQFDVLRAGWIGDYNDANTFLELLKGTVGTMNPAGYASSEYDALMQKAETETDLQARAKLMQKAESILLADMPIIPIYHYTTQHLVNPRVKGWVDNVMDVHPTRHLSLAP; from the coding sequence ATGCTTGAAACATCCGCAAGGCATCGCCCCGGAACATCCACCCGGACGCTGTTCATCGTCCTCATCGCCGCGTTGCTGCTGGGGGTTTCCTCCGCCCACGCGGCCACGAACATCCTTCAGCGGGGCAACGGAGCGGAGCCGGAGACCCTCGACGTGCACAAGTCGTCGGGCGTGCCCGAGGCGAACATCCAGCGCGACCTGTTCGAGGGGCTGGTGGCGGAGGGAGCGGACGGTTCCATCATTCCGGGGGTGGCGGAGAGCTGGAGCCTGAGCGAGGACGGCAAGGTCTACACCTTCCGGCTGCGGCGGAACGCCAAGTGGTCCAACGGGGACCCGGTGACGGCCCATGACTTCGCGTTCGCGCTCACGCGGGGGGTGGACCCGTCGGTGGGCTCGGACTACGCGTTCATCCTGTGGCCCATCGCCAACGCGGAGGAAATCACCAAGGGCAAGGTCAAGGAACTGGGGCGGCTCGGGGTGAAAGCGGTGGACGCGCACACGCTGAAGTTGACCCTCAAGGCGCCCACGCCCTACTTCATCGGGCTCCTGACGCACCACCAGGCGTACCCGGTGCATCGCAAGACCCTGGAGCAACACGGCGACAAGTGGACCCGGGCCGGCAACATGGTCTCCAACGGGGCCTACCAACTGGCGGAATGGGTGCCCCAAAGCCACGTGCGCCTGGAGCGCAATCCCCACTACTGGGACGCCGCCAACGTGCGCATCGACGCGGTGGTGTTCCACCCGACGGAGGACAAGAGCACCGAGCTGAAGAGGTTCCGGAGCGGCGAGATGGACGTCACCTATGACGTGCCCATCGACCAGATCGGATGGGTGGAGAAGAACCTCGCCCAACAGTTCCGCAACACCGCGTATCTGGGCACTTACTACTACTCCCTCAACCTCACCAAGACGCCGTTCCGCGACCGGCCGGGGCTGCGCAACGCGCTGGCCATGACCATCGACCGGGAGATCCTCACCGGGAAGGTCACCAAGGGCGGCGAGATCCCCGCCTACGCCTGGGTGCCGCCGGGCGTGAACCAGTACGCGGGCGCGAAGGTACCCTGGCAGGGCCTATCCAAGGCCGAACGCCTGGCCAGGGCGAAGAAGCTCTACGCCGAGGCCGGCTACTCCAAGGACAACCCGTTGAAGGTGCAGATCCTGTACAACACCAGCGAGAGCCACAAGCGCATCGCCATCGCCATCGGCGGCATGTGGAAAAAGGCCCTCGGCGTCCAGACCGAGCTCTTCAACCAGGAATGGAAGGTCTACCTCACCACCCGGCGGGCGAAGCAGTTCGACGTGCTCCGGGCCGGCTGGATCGGCGACTACAACGACGCCAACACCTTTCTGGAGCTGCTCAAGGGCACCGTCGGCACCATGAACCCGGCGGGCTACGCCAGCTCCGAGTACGACGCCCTCATGCAAAAGGCCGAAACCGAAACCGACCTGCAGGCGCGGGCGAAGCTCATGCAGAAGGCGGAGAGCATCCTGCTCGCGGACATGCCCATCATCCCCATCTACCACTACACGACCCAGCACCTGGTGAACCCGCGGGTCAAGGGATGGGTGGACAACGTCATGGACGTGCACCCGACCCGGCATTTGTCGCTGGCGCCGTGA
- the oppB gene encoding oligopeptide ABC transporter permease OppB: MWTYAIRRLASAVPTLFIIIAIAFFMIRLAPGGPFDRERVVPPEISANLNRVYHLDEPLPQQFLRYLKGLARGDFGPSFKYRDFTVTELIAAGFPVSLKIGLLAMAAALLLGVGLGAWAARRRNSLADHLVMGLAMTGVAVPNFVVAPLLSLVIGVYLNLLPVGGLGDGGIRHLLLPVISLALPQVAYIARLSRGSMLEVLNADYIRTGRAKGLTERRIVFRHALKNALTPVVSYLGPATAAIITGSVVIEQIFGIPGLGRYFVQGALNRDYTLVMGVVITYGTLIIALNLVVDLLYGVLDPRVRSHE, translated from the coding sequence TTGTGGACCTACGCGATACGGCGGTTGGCGTCGGCGGTGCCGACCCTCTTCATCATCATCGCCATCGCCTTCTTCATGATCCGGCTGGCGCCGGGCGGTCCCTTCGACCGGGAGCGGGTGGTCCCGCCTGAGATCTCGGCCAACCTGAACCGCGTCTACCACCTCGACGAGCCCCTGCCGCAACAGTTCCTCCGCTACCTCAAGGGCCTCGCCCGCGGCGACTTCGGCCCGTCCTTCAAGTACCGCGACTTCACCGTCACCGAGCTCATCGCCGCGGGCTTCCCGGTGTCGCTCAAGATCGGCCTCCTGGCCATGGCCGCGGCGTTGCTGCTCGGGGTCGGCCTTGGCGCATGGGCGGCGCGGCGGCGCAATTCCCTCGCGGACCACCTGGTCATGGGGCTTGCCATGACCGGCGTCGCGGTGCCCAACTTCGTGGTGGCGCCGCTCTTGTCGCTGGTCATCGGCGTCTACCTGAACCTCCTGCCCGTGGGCGGGCTGGGGGACGGCGGCATCCGCCACCTGCTGCTGCCCGTGATCTCCCTGGCCCTGCCCCAGGTGGCCTACATCGCGCGCCTCTCGCGCGGCAGCATGCTCGAAGTGCTGAACGCCGACTACATCCGCACCGGCCGCGCCAAGGGGCTCACGGAACGGCGCATCGTCTTCCGCCACGCCCTCAAGAACGCGCTCACGCCGGTGGTATCCTACCTCGGCCCGGCCACCGCGGCCATCATCACGGGTTCGGTGGTGATCGAGCAGATCTTCGGCATCCCCGGCCTCGGCCGCTACTTCGTGCAGGGCGCCCTCAACCGCGACTACACCCTGGTGATGGGGGTGGTGATCACCTACGGCACGCTCATCATCGCCCTCAACCTGGTCGTGGATCTGCTCTACGGCGTCCTCGATCCACGGGTGCGGTCACATGAATAG
- a CDS encoding ABC transporter permease subunit — MIEAATATGSRRATPAAGRSPWRDAATHLRRNRAAMAGLTTLCVLAVLSVAVPMLSPYAIDEIFWDAIGTGPSLGSGHPFGTDANGRDLLLRTLYAGRMSLSVGLAASVVSVLVGVFWGTVSGYAGGTTDSLMMRFVDILYALPFMFFVILLMVYFGRHVVLIFVAIGMVEWLDMARIVRGETLSLKRREFVEAARAMGAAPAWIVLRHVIPNVVGPVAVFATLTVPRAILFESFLSFLGLGIQEPMTSWGVLISEGATQMETQPWALIFPATFLAATLFSLNFLGDGLRDALDPKQR; from the coding sequence ATGATTGAGGCCGCGACCGCGACCGGAAGCCGCCGGGCGACGCCCGCCGCGGGCCGGAGCCCCTGGCGCGACGCCGCGACCCACCTCCGGCGGAACCGCGCCGCCATGGCCGGCCTCACAACGTTGTGCGTGCTCGCCGTCCTCTCGGTGGCCGTCCCCATGCTCTCGCCCTACGCCATCGACGAGATCTTCTGGGACGCCATCGGCACCGGCCCCAGCCTGGGTAGCGGCCACCCGTTCGGCACCGACGCCAACGGCCGGGACCTGCTCCTGCGCACGCTCTACGCCGGACGCATGTCCCTCTCGGTAGGGCTCGCCGCGTCGGTGGTTAGCGTCCTGGTAGGAGTGTTCTGGGGCACCGTGTCGGGATACGCCGGCGGCACCACCGACTCCTTGATGATGCGCTTCGTGGACATCCTCTACGCCCTGCCCTTCATGTTCTTCGTGATCCTGCTGATGGTCTACTTCGGGCGCCACGTGGTGCTGATCTTCGTCGCCATCGGCATGGTGGAGTGGCTGGACATGGCGCGCATCGTGCGTGGCGAAACCCTCTCCCTCAAGCGCCGGGAGTTCGTCGAGGCCGCCCGGGCCATGGGCGCGGCGCCGGCGTGGATCGTCCTGCGCCACGTCATTCCCAACGTCGTCGGCCCCGTGGCGGTCTTCGCCACCCTCACCGTCCCCCGCGCCATCCTGTTCGAGAGCTTCCTGAGCTTTCTCGGCCTGGGCATCCAGGAACCCATGACGAGCTGGGGCGTGCTGATCAGCGAAGGCGCCACACAGATGGAAACCCAACCCTGGGCGCTCATCTTCCCAGCCACCTTCCTCGCCGCCACCCTCTTCAGCCTGAATTTCCTGGGCGACGGCCTGCGCGACGCGCTGGATCCGAAGCAGCGGTAA
- a CDS encoding type II toxin-antitoxin system PemK/MazF family toxin, translating into MTFDTLDVVVVPFPFADRETSKRRPALVVSSADFNAAHEQSILTMITSVRAPWPSDVDIQDWQGVGLSVPCKVRFKLFTVDDGMIVRRIGSLSTRDARAIRTALSRVLATA; encoded by the coding sequence GTGACCTTTGACACGCTCGACGTGGTCGTCGTCCCTTTCCCTTTCGCGGACCGCGAGACCAGCAAGCGTCGGCCAGCCCTGGTCGTCTCATCGGCGGACTTCAACGCCGCTCACGAACAATCGATCTTGACCATGATCACCTCGGTGCGTGCCCCCTGGCCGAGTGACGTGGATATTCAGGACTGGCAGGGAGTGGGCCTCAGTGTCCCCTGCAAGGTCCGCTTCAAGCTCTTCACCGTTGATGACGGTATGATCGTTCGCAGGATCGGCTCGTTGTCGACGCGGGACGCCCGCGCCATCAGGACGGCCCTCTCCCGCGTCTTGGCAACGGCTTGA
- a CDS encoding AbrB/MazE/SpoVT family DNA-binding domain-containing protein gives MELAKITSRGQTTIPKKIRQAANLREGDLITFEVADDHVVVRKVIPAEDDYLKGLSEVLSEWVSPEDEEAWRDL, from the coding sequence ATGGAACTCGCCAAGATTACCTCACGCGGGCAGACGACGATTCCCAAGAAGATACGCCAGGCGGCGAACCTCCGGGAGGGTGATTTGATCACTTTCGAGGTCGCGGATGATCATGTCGTGGTTCGCAAGGTCATTCCGGCAGAGGACGACTACCTGAAGGGTCTCTCCGAAGTCCTCAGCGAATGGGTCTCTCCCGAGGACGAGGAAGCGTGGCGTGACCTTTGA
- a CDS encoding alpha/beta hydrolase, which produces MANNVEGPLYYERMGREGPVMAFIHPNPMDQSCWIFQMAHLSTWYRCISIDIPGYGRSPKGAEGLSMDDMAAACWEAVDDALPGETAILVGCSTGSAISPFMYHQRPDRTAAMILTGTGYTHGKEFAQRRIDAYTALGVDYRWRYTFEDLSPAFRATPLAHFFANLFAERNKFADVETIIHQFRALQTQEPEGHHARIACPVIILTGSEDGAHPTAFALQERIPGCELKVLPGAGHACQIEQPWLFDRFMIEFLDKHGLFSGDPKPLAAGF; this is translated from the coding sequence ATGGCAAACAACGTTGAAGGACCACTCTACTACGAACGCATGGGGCGTGAGGGGCCGGTCATGGCCTTCATCCATCCCAACCCCATGGACCAGTCGTGCTGGATCTTCCAGATGGCGCACCTGTCCACCTGGTACCGGTGCATCAGCATCGATATCCCGGGGTACGGACGCTCGCCCAAGGGAGCCGAGGGGCTCAGCATGGACGACATGGCCGCGGCGTGCTGGGAGGCGGTGGACGATGCGCTGCCGGGAGAGACCGCCATCCTCGTGGGCTGCTCCACGGGTTCGGCCATCAGCCCCTTCATGTACCACCAGCGTCCCGACCGCACCGCCGCCATGATCCTGACGGGCACGGGCTACACTCACGGCAAGGAGTTCGCGCAGCGGCGCATCGACGCCTACACGGCCTTGGGGGTCGACTACCGCTGGCGTTACACCTTCGAGGACCTGAGCCCGGCATTCCGCGCGACTCCGCTGGCGCATTTCTTTGCCAACCTGTTCGCGGAACGGAACAAGTTCGCGGACGTGGAGACCATCATCCACCAGTTCCGGGCGCTGCAGACGCAGGAACCCGAGGGGCATCACGCGCGCATCGCCTGCCCGGTCATCATCCTCACCGGCAGCGAGGACGGCGCCCATCCCACCGCCTTCGCGCTGCAGGAGCGTATCCCGGGCTGCGAGCTTAAAGTGCTGCCCGGAGCCGGCCATGCCTGCCAGATCGAACAGCCCTGGCTCTTCGATCGCTTCATGATCGAGTTCCTGGACAAGCACGGCCTCTTCTCGGGGGATCCCAAGCCGCTGGCGGCGGGGTTCTGA
- a CDS encoding alpha-hydroxy acid oxidase: MFLLGPYLRRAHARAEKRWTREVERCVTVDHLRQVMEKRVPPIVREYYRGGADEEITLRDNVEAFRRERFKPRSGVRLESVEMRTEILGHEIELPVIAGPIGSPRMIWPMGEAVAARAVGEAGTICVLSTLTGTDLEEVRAATQGPCWFQLYLVGGEEVAARGIARAKSAGYSAIVLTIDTAVPGNRAHHEWMGASRAINGTPGQKLRFAPQMLRHLSWLKSFYADGGMMQFRNVILKDGTPMPYTDIGTQLRASAVTWEHIPWVREHWGDAPIVIKGVQCAEDARLAVEHGADAIVVSNHGGRQLDRVYPTLYMLKEIAPALKGSGVKILLDGGIRSGADAVIAMAHGAHAVLAGRAYVYGLGAGGLAGVRKALSIMRKEIEDTMRLLGCASIHELRAENHLLPHPFEARR; the protein is encoded by the coding sequence ATGTTCCTGTTGGGACCCTATCTGAGACGCGCCCACGCCCGCGCCGAGAAGCGCTGGACGCGGGAGGTGGAGCGGTGCGTGACGGTGGACCATCTCCGCCAGGTGATGGAGAAGCGTGTACCGCCCATCGTCCGGGAATATTACCGCGGTGGGGCCGACGAGGAGATCACCCTTCGGGACAACGTCGAGGCCTTCCGGCGGGAACGGTTCAAGCCGAGGTCCGGTGTCCGGCTCGAGTCGGTGGAGATGCGCACCGAGATCCTTGGTCACGAGATCGAACTGCCCGTGATCGCCGGACCCATCGGCAGCCCCAGAATGATCTGGCCCATGGGCGAGGCCGTGGCCGCCCGAGCCGTGGGCGAAGCGGGTACCATCTGCGTGCTCTCGACGCTCACCGGCACCGACCTGGAGGAGGTCCGGGCCGCCACCCAGGGGCCTTGCTGGTTCCAGCTCTACCTCGTCGGCGGTGAGGAAGTAGCCGCGCGCGGCATCGCCAGGGCCAAGAGCGCCGGCTACTCCGCCATCGTCCTCACCATCGATACCGCGGTGCCCGGAAACCGGGCACACCACGAGTGGATGGGGGCCTCGCGGGCCATCAACGGGACCCCCGGCCAGAAGCTCAGGTTCGCGCCGCAGATGCTGCGGCACCTCTCCTGGCTCAAGAGCTTCTACGCCGACGGCGGGATGATGCAGTTCCGCAATGTCATCCTGAAGGACGGCACACCCATGCCGTATACCGACATCGGTACACAACTCCGTGCATCCGCCGTCACCTGGGAACATATCCCGTGGGTGCGCGAGCACTGGGGCGATGCGCCAATCGTCATCAAGGGCGTCCAATGCGCCGAAGACGCCCGCCTCGCGGTCGAGCACGGCGCCGACGCCATCGTGGTCTCCAACCACGGAGGCCGGCAACTGGACCGCGTCTACCCCACCCTCTACATGCTGAAAGAGATCGCGCCGGCGCTGAAGGGCTCCGGTGTGAAGATCCTGCTGGACGGCGGCATCCGATCCGGCGCCGACGCCGTCATCGCCATGGCGCACGGAGCGCACGCCGTGCTCGCGGGACGCGCTTACGTCTATGGTCTCGGCGCGGGCGGCCTCGCGGGGGTCCGCAAGGCGTTGTCGATAATGAGAAAGGAGATAGAGGACACCATGCGGCTCCTGGGCTGCGCTTCCATCCACGAACTGCGGGCGGAAAACCACCTCCTCCCCCATCCCTTCGAAGCCCGTCGTTGA
- a CDS encoding TetR/AcrR family transcriptional regulator has protein sequence MGRPKEFDEHEALMKAMHLFWVHGYKATSIQDLVDGMGIGRGSLYGTFGGKRSLFMRALRHYDRTREENLAQLAEEMDPRKAVLATFEGVVESVLSNGGRDGCFLVNTALELAAHDAEIASVVASGFADSEGFFRMMIERGQASRAIPNNVDAPTTARSLLTLLLGLFVLSRSRPETVLLRSVVQQADALIDGAN, from the coding sequence ATGGGTAGACCAAAGGAATTCGACGAACACGAAGCGTTGATGAAGGCCATGCACCTGTTTTGGGTGCACGGCTACAAGGCCACCTCGATCCAGGACCTCGTAGATGGCATGGGCATAGGGCGCGGAAGCCTCTACGGGACCTTCGGCGGCAAACGCTCACTCTTCATGCGCGCTCTGCGCCATTACGACAGAACGCGTGAGGAGAACCTGGCACAGCTTGCCGAGGAAATGGATCCCCGCAAAGCCGTGTTGGCCACGTTCGAAGGGGTCGTGGAGTCCGTGCTGTCCAACGGTGGACGCGACGGCTGCTTCCTCGTCAACACCGCCCTTGAGCTGGCGGCGCACGACGCGGAGATCGCCTCGGTTGTCGCGAGTGGATTCGCGGATTCGGAAGGCTTCTTCCGCATGATGATCGAGCGCGGCCAAGCCTCCAGGGCAATCCCTAACAACGTGGATGCCCCTACTACGGCACGGTCGCTGCTGACGCTGTTACTGGGCTTGTTCGTGCTGTCGCGGAGCCGCCCGGAAACGGTGTTGCTGCGGTCCGTCGTCCAGCAGGCGGACGCATTGATCGACGGCGCCAACTGA